From the genome of Pseudomonas helvetica:
AGGGCGAGACCGTGCAGGCGATCAGCGATCTCACTGGCTGGCTGATCGAACACAGTTTTGTTTCCTACGTGGTCACGCAAGACGGTAAACAGCGCGTGCTGGTCGGGCCGTTCAACTCGAAAGCCGAAGCCGAGGCAAGGCAGGTCGAGCTGACCGCGGCACTGGCCAAGGCGAAGAAGATGAATATCGAATCAATGGTCATTGAGCACAGCACGGCTCAGTAATTGACGCCACCTGATTAACCGCAAGCCTTCATGTTGACGGGGCCGAC
Proteins encoded in this window:
- a CDS encoding SPOR domain-containing protein; translation: MRKMALVVAVLVLAGCGQEKAGESKKAQAPVVSVPAVAAAPQWDVLVQGETVQAISDLTGWLIEHSFVSYVVTQDGKQRVLVGPFNSKAEAEARQVELTAALAKAKKMNIESMVIEHSTAQ